CAGCGTCACCTGGAACGTCAAGACCTTCACCGCTCCGACCGCAGCCAACCCCAACCCCGACAACACCAATATCGGTGCCATCCTCGGCCGTAATCCGGTCGCCGCCAACGAGGACGACCTGTTCTCCTACCGCGCCGGCCTGGTCTACAAGCCACGCAAGAACGGCACCCTTTATGCGTCGTTCTCCAACAGCACGACCCCGTCGAAGGCATCGGTCAACGGGTCGTGCATCGCCAGCGGTACGAGCGGAACCGCCAGCTGCAACGTCGCCCCGGAGAACGCAGTCAACTACGAGATCGGCACCAAGTGGGACATCGCCGATCGCCTGGCGCTGACCGCCTCGGTGTTCCGCAACGACCGCGAGAACTACAAGGTCCCCGACCCGCTCAATCCGCTCAACCCGAGCGGCGAGCAGCAGCGGGACGGCGAAGCTCGCGTCGACGGCGTCACGCTCGGCGCTGCAGGTCAGCTCAGCCACTACTGGTCGATTTTCGCCAACGTCACCTTCCTCGACAGTGAGGTGCTGCAAGGGGTGTCTGACAGCTGCATCGCCAATCCTCGCGCCGCCTGCGGCAACACCGCGGCCATCCCGGACCCGTTGAAGGGCAAGCCGCTCAGTGGCACGCCGGAACGATCGGGCAGCGCCTGGACCACCTACGACCTGGACCGGTGGACGCTGGGCTACGGCATCAGCTACCTGGGCAGTCATGAGTACTACGTCGGCACCGGCGCCAGGGCCGGCACCATCAAGGGCTATACCACCCACCGGGCAATGGTGGGCTATGACCTCAACCAGCAGGTGAGCCTGCAGCTCAACGTCAACAACCTGTTCGACAAGGAGTACTTCATCCGCGGCCGCAACACCGGCTGGGCGACGCCCGGCGATACCCGCTCGGTGGTCCTCAGCGCCGCCTATCGGTTCTGACCACCCTGTCGTGCCCGGTCCGGCCCGGGTGCCAAGGGTCGTTTCGCCAGCCGGACGGGCCTGACCCGTCCGCCTGGCCGGTAACACATTCAGTTTTCGTTGCAAATGGGAATCGCTCTCATTACCATTGTCGATTGCAGCGGCAGCATGCCGCACTCGACCATCAGGATTCCCCCATGCCCAACAGGAAGTTCGCCGTTTCGCCGATTGCCGGCGCAATCGCGGTGGCCATCACCGCCCTCGTCATCTCCGCGCCCGCCCTGGCCGACCCGGCCGGCGAGCCGCAGGCAAAGGACCTCGACAAGGTCGAAGTGCACGGCCAGTACGTCGACAAGCCCTCTTCGGTGAAGTACACCGAGCCGCTGCTCGACACCCCGCAGACGATCACGGTGGTCACCAAGGAAGTGATGGACCAGCAGAACCTGATCGGCCTGCGCGACGTCCTCAGCACCCTCCCCGGCATCACGTTCGGCGCCGGCGAAGGCGGCGGCGGCTATGGCGACAGCATCATCCTGCGCGGCTTCAACGCCAACAGCGACATCACCACCGACAACGTCCGCGACAGCGCCCAGTACAACCGCACCGACAGCTTCAACCTGGACGCCATCGAGCTGATCAACGGTTCGAACTCGGTCTACTCCGGCGCCGGCTCGGTCGGCGGCAACATCAATCTGGTCAGCAAGGCCGCGCGCGAGGGCGACTTCACCGTGCTGCAGGGTGGCGCGGGCACCGACAGCTACGGCCGCATCACCGTCGACAGCAACACCGACTTCGAGAACGGCACCGCCTTCCGCATCAATGCGATGGTCCACCAGAACGACGCGCCGGGTCGCGATTACGAGACCTTCGAGCGGTGGGGCATCGCACCGTCGCTGGCCTTCGGTCTGGGCAGCGACACGCGTTTCACCGTGAGCTACTTCCACCAGAGCGACGACAACATCCCGCAGTACGGCGTGCCCTACTTCAGCAGCTTCGGGGGTCCGCTGCCGGGGGTCGACCCGTCCAACTACTACGGCTACCACAACATCGACAAGCAGGAGATCGACGTCGACACGCTCACCGGCGTGTTCGAACACGACTTCAGCGATCAGATGACCCTGCGCAGCCTGGCCCGCTACCAGCAGGTCGACCAGCTCAGCGTGGTCGACGCACCGCAGGGCACGTGGTGCCTGGAGGGCGGCGTCAACGCCGCCACCGGCCTGGCCTGCCCGCGTCCGCTGACGCCCAACACCTACCAGCCCAGCGGTCCGCGCGGTCATTCGCGAGACACCAGCAACAGCATCGCCATCAGCCAGACCGACCTCACCTCGCACTTCGCCACCGGTTCGGTGAAGCACTCCCTGGTTGCCGGCATCTCGTTCTCGCACGAGGGCTTCGACCTCGACACGGTCAACCTGCTGCGCAACCCGAACGGCAGCCCGGCAACGCTGCCGATCATGAGCCTGACCAACCCCGACTCGCTGTGGACCGGTCCGATAAATCCGGTGCTGGTCGGCCGCACCGAGGGCACCCAGGACAACCAGGCCGTCTACGTGTTCGACACGCTCGAGTTCAACGAGCAGTGGATGCTGAACGTGGGCGCGCGCTACGAGCACAATGAAGGCGACAGCGTCACCTGGAACGTCAAGACCTTCACCGCTCCGACCGCAGCCAATCCCAACCCGGACAACACCAATATCGGTGCCATCCTCGGCCGTAATCCGGTCGCCGCCAACGAGGACGACCTGTTCTCCTACCGCGCCGGCCTGGTCTACAAGCCGCGCGAGAACGGCACCGTCTACGTCTCGTACTCCAACAGCAAGACGCCGTCGAAGGCGTCGGTCAATGGCTCGTGCACCGCGACCAGCACCACCGGCACCGCCAACTGCAACGTCGACCCGGAGACTGCGGTCAATTACGAAATAGGCACGAAGTGGGACATCGGCAGCCGCCTGGCGGTGACCGCTTCGGTGTTCCGCAACGACCGCGAGGAGTTCAAGGTCGCCGACCCGGGCAACCCGCTCAATCCGAGCGGCGAGCAGCAGCTCGACGGCGAGGCGCGCGTGGACGGCGTGACCCTGGGCGTCGCCGGCCAGATCACCCACGACTGGTCGATCTTCGCCAACGTCACCTACCTCGACAGCGAAGTGCTGCAGGGCGTGTCCGACAACTGCATCGCCAATCCGAGCGTCGCCTGCGGCAACACCGCCGCCAACCCCGACCCGCTCGAGGGCCGGCCGATCAGCGGCACGCCCGAGCGCTCGGGCAGCCTGTGGACCACCTACGACCTCAACCAGTGGACGTTCGGCTACGGCGTCACCTACCAGAGCAGCTACGAGTACTACACCGGCACCGGCGCCAACGCCGGCGACATCAAGGGTTACACCATTCACCGCGCCATGGTCGGCTATGACATCAATGAGCGCCTGAGCCTGCAGCTCAATGCCAACAACCTGTTCGACAAGGAGTACTACATCCGCGTCCGCAACAATGGCTGGGCAACCCCGGGCGATACCCGCTCGGTGGTATTGAGTGCCGCCTACAGGTTCTAATCCGGTCCTGACCGGTCCGCGCGCCGCCCGGCCCTGGCCGGGCGGCCGCATCGAAGGAGCACGAAGATGTTGCTGCAGGTGCCGCAAGTCCTCACCGCCGAGCAGGTCACGCATTGCCGCGCGCGGCTGGCGCAGGCCGGCTGGGCCGATGGCCGCGTCACCGCCGGCTACCAGTCGGCGCAGGCCAAGGACAACGCGCAGCTGCCGGAAAACGACCCGATCGCGCGCGAGCTCGGTGCCCTCGTGCTGGAAGCGCTGTCGCGCAACTCGACGTTCTTCTCGGCGGCATTGCCGCAGCGCGTCTATCCGCCGCTGTTCAACCGCTACAGCGGCGGCCAGTCGTTCGGATTCCACGTCGACAATGCCGTGCGCTACGACCGCAGCGGCGGCGGCGCGGAACCGATCCGCACCGACCTGTCGGCGACCCTCTTCCTCAGCGCACCCGAGGATTACGACGGCGGCGAGCTGATCATCGAGGACACCTACGGCGTGCAGAACGTAAAGCTGCAGGCTGGCGACCTGGTGCTGTATCCCGGCACCAGCCTGCACAAGGTCACGCCGGTCACCCGCGGCGAGCGGATCGCCTCGTTCTTCTGGATCCAGAGCCTGCTGCGCGAGGATGCGCAGCGCCGGCTGATGTTCGACCTGGACGTCTCGATCCGGCGCCTGACCCAGGACGTTCCCGATCACCCTGCCCTCGTGCAGCTGACCGGCGTCTACCACAACCTGCTGCGGCGCTGGGCGGAGACCTGAGTGCGTCGCATGCCGGCTTCAAACCACACCACCACGGAAGGAACGCCACCATGCAATGGATTGCACCCACGTTCGCCACGCTCATCGCCATGAGCGCGACCGCCACCCATGCCGCCCCGGCCAAGGGCCCGGACTCCGGACAGCGACCGATCTGGTCGATTGCGCACCGTGTCCTGACGACCGGTGGCGTAACCACTGCCGTCGACCACGGCGCCAACGCCATCGAGATCGACATGACCGCGTGGAAGGACGGTTGGTGGGCCGATCACGATGGCCTGCCGACCAGCAAGGGCGACACCGCCGAGGCGATGTTCGAGCAGATCGCGCGCGAGCGCCGTGCCGGCAGGACGATCAGCTTCGTCTGGCTCGACATCAAGAATCCCAACCATTGCCGCAGCGACCGTTCGAACAAGCGCCACTGCTCGGTAGCAGGCCTGCGCGACCTGGCCCGGCGCAAGCTGCACCCGGTCGGAGTGAAGGTGTTGTACGGGTTCTACGGCAGCAAGGCCGTGGGCGGAACCGGCTGGAACGACGTCGTCCCGCATTTCATCGACGACGAGGCCGCGGCCGTGAGCGGCGAGTACAGGCAGGTGCGCGCGGCGTTCGATCGCCACTACGTGCCGTCGATCCGGCGTGTCATGGACTATGGCTACTTCAACATCCCCTTCCAGTTCGGCAACTGCCGCGAGCCGGGTTACTACACGTGCACCGAGATTCGCCAGGGTGCGGACGCAACGCGTGCCGGCGAGTTCGCGCGCACCTTCAGCTGGACGACGACCGCGCGTTCGACCCGGCAGGCCCACCTGCTGCTGGACAACGGCGCCGACGGCCTGATCCATGGCTTCAAGGCGACCTACTACTACGACCACAAAGACACCCGCAAGGCCGCCAGGGACATCCTCGACTACGTGCAGGCGCGACCGTGGCTGCGCATGGCGACGATGGCCGACAGCCCATTCGGCACCTAGCACGAACCGAAGCCACGACATGAGCGCCTCCGCCGCCGCCCCCGACATCGCCGCCCGCCAGCAACGCCGCGGTTTCTGGCTGCGCACGCTGCACCAGTGGCACTGGATCAGCTCGGCGATCTGCCTGGTGGCGATGCTGCTGTTCTCCGTCACCGGCGTCACGTTGAATCACGCCAGCGCGATCGAGGCCAAGCCGCAGACGCTCAACCGCACGGTCGACATGCCGGCGTCGCTGCTGAAGGCACTGGGTACGCGCGAGGACGGCAGCGCGCCGTTGCCGGCCAGCGTCAGCGATTGGCTCAACGATGTGCTGCCGGTGGCGATCGGCGCCCAACCGGCGGAATGGTCGGCGCAGGAGGTCTATCTATCGCTGCCGCGTCCCGGCGGCGATGCCTGGCTCAGCATCGACCGCGCCACCGGTGCGGTCGAGTACGAGCGCACCTCGCGCGGATGGATCGCCTACCTCAACGACCTGCACAAGGGGCGCAACACCGGCGCCGCATGGCGCTGGTTCATCGACATCTTCGCCATCGCCTGCCTGGTGTTCTGCATCACCGGTTTGTTCCTGCTGCAGATGCATGCGCGCCAGCGCCCGACGACCTGGCCCTACGTCGTGCTGGGGCTGGTGCTTCCGCTGCTGCTGGCACTGCTTTTCATCCACTGATCCGACCGTCACACCGCCTCCCCCGGAGATCCCATGCGTGTCCAACTGACCATCGCGCTGAGCGGACTGCTCGCCCTGCCGGCCCATTCGGCCGAGATCAACCTCAACCTGCAGATCCCGCAGCTCAACGTTGCCGAGTACCACCGCCCGTACGTGGCGATCTGGGTCGAAGGCCCGGACCAGAAGGCCGCCGCCAACCTCGCCGTGTGGTACTCGCAGAAGGCGACCAATGAGGGCGCCGGCACCAAGTGGCTGCCGGACCTGCGCCAGTGGTGGCGTCGCAGCGGCCGCACGCTGAAGGTGCCGGTCGACGGCGTCACCGGCCCGACCCGTCCGGTCGGCACGCACGCGCTGCAGTTCACCGACCGCCATCCCGGGCTGGCCTCGCTGCCGGCCGGTGACTACACGCTGGTGGTGGAAGCCGCACGCGAAGTCGGCGGACGCGAGCTGCTCAGGATTCCGTTCAAGTGGCGCCGCGCCAGCGACGGCAAAGCGCAGGGCAGCAGCGAGCTCGGCCTGGTCACGCTGGCCAGCAAGCCGTAACGCCTGCTCCCCACCCCCATCTCGTTCCGCTGGAGTGTTCCCCATGAAGCAGACCCTCAAGTTCGCCGCACTCGCACTCGCACTTTCCCTGCCGCTGGCCGCGCAGGCACACAAGGCCTGGTTGCAGCCGTCGCAGACCGTGCTCGCCGGCAACAACCCGTGGGTCACCGTCGATGCGGCGGTGTCCAACGACCTGTTCTACTTCAACCACGTGCCGTTGAAGACCGACAACCTCAGCATCACCGCGCCCGACGGCAGCCAGGTCGCCGCCCAGAACAGCGCCACCGGCAAGTACCGCACGGTGTTCGACGTCGAGCTCAAGCAGACCGGTACCTACAGGATCGGCGTGGTCAACGACTATGTCGTCGGCCAGTGGGAAGAGGACGGCAAGCCCAAGCGCTGGCGCGGTACCGCCGCGGAGTTCGCGACCGGAGTGCCCAAGGGCGCGAAGAACCTGCAGGTCTCGCAGTCGATCAGCCGCGTCGAGACCTTCGTCACCAACGGTTCGCCCAACGACACCGCGCTCAAGCCCAGCGGAAAGGGCCTGGAACTGGTGCCGGTGACGCATCCCAACGACCTGTTCGCCGGCGACGAGGCGAAGTTCCGCATGCAGATCGACGGCAAGCCGGCAGCCGGCATCGATGTCGAGATCGTGCGCGGCAACACGCGCTACCGCAACGCGCAGGACGAGATCAAGGTCAAGACCGACGCCAAGGGCGAGTTCACCGTGACCTGGCCGGAAGCGGGCATGTACTGGCTCGAAGCCACCAGCGAGGACAAGAAGACCTCCGTGCCGCAGGCCAAGCAGCGTCGCGTCGGCTATGTCGCAACGCTTGAAGTGCTGCCGCAGTAACCAGACCACGAAGCAGGCGCAATGCAAGCTGCAGGCAACAACCGTGGCGCCGTCGACATCCTCGGCGGCGCCACCATGGGCACCACCTGGTCGGTGAAGCTGGTCACGCGCCCGCACACCGACCTGCACGCGCTGCACTCGCACATCCAGGCGCGCCTGGATGGTGTGGTGGCGCAGATGAGCAACTGGACCGCGCATTCCGACCTGAGCCGCTTCAACGCCGCGGCCGCCGGCAGCTGGCATGCGCTGCAGGATGACTTCTGGACCGTGCTGTCGTGCGCGCTCGACATCGCCCGCAGCAGTGGCGGCGCCTACGACCCGACCCTCGGTGCGCTCGTCGATGCATGGGGGTTTGGCCCGTCCGGTCGCCATGAGGGCCGCCATGACGCACCCGTCGACGTACCGGTGCACGTGCTCGCATCGATCGGCTGGCAACGCATCGTGCTCGACCACGGCACCAGGCGCGTCCTGCAGCCGGGTGGCACGCAGCTGGACCTGTGCGCGATCGCCAAGGGTTACGCCGCCGATGCCGTGGCCGCGCAACTGCTCTCGGACGGCATCGACAGCATGCTGGTCGAAGTCGGCGGCGAACTCTACGGCCGCGGCCACAAGCCCGACGGCAGCCCCTGGCGCGTGATCGTCGAAGCCTGCGCCGGCGACGAGGACGACGCCAACGAAGCACGCGTGCTGGCGCTCGACGGGCGCGCCGTCGCAACGTCCGGCGATCGCTGGCATCGCGTCGAGCGCGACGGCCAGCGTTACAGCCACACCATCGACCCGCGCAGCGGACGCCCTGCGCGCGGCGCGCCGGCGGCGGTCACCGTGGCCGCCAGCAATGCCATGCTTGCCGACGGCTGGGCTACGGCGCTGACCGTGATGGGCGCCGAAGCAGGCCATGCATTCGCATGCGAGCAAGGCCTGGCGGCGCGATTCGTTGTGTCCGGCGCCTGCGG
Above is a genomic segment from Lysobacter sp. S4-A87 containing:
- a CDS encoding DUF4198 domain-containing protein; its protein translation is MKQTLKFAALALALSLPLAAQAHKAWLQPSQTVLAGNNPWVTVDAAVSNDLFYFNHVPLKTDNLSITAPDGSQVAAQNSATGKYRTVFDVELKQTGTYRIGVVNDYVVGQWEEDGKPKRWRGTAAEFATGVPKGAKNLQVSQSISRVETFVTNGSPNDTALKPSGKGLELVPVTHPNDLFAGDEAKFRMQIDGKPAAGIDVEIVRGNTRYRNAQDEIKVKTDAKGEFTVTWPEAGMYWLEATSEDKKTSVPQAKQRRVGYVATLEVLPQ
- a CDS encoding Fe2+-dependent dioxygenase; translation: MLLQVPQVLTAEQVTHCRARLAQAGWADGRVTAGYQSAQAKDNAQLPENDPIARELGALVLEALSRNSTFFSAALPQRVYPPLFNRYSGGQSFGFHVDNAVRYDRSGGGAEPIRTDLSATLFLSAPEDYDGGELIIEDTYGVQNVKLQAGDLVLYPGTSLHKVTPVTRGERIASFFWIQSLLREDAQRRLMFDLDVSIRRLTQDVPDHPALVQLTGVYHNLLRRWAET
- a CDS encoding TonB-dependent receptor; translated protein: MPNRKFAVSPIAGAIAVAITALVISAPALADPAGEPQAKDLDKVEVHGQYVDKPSSVKYTEPLLDTPQTITVVTKEVMDQQNLIGLRDVLSTLPGITFGAGEGGGGYGDSIILRGFNANSDITTDNVRDSAQYNRTDSFNLDAIELINGSNSVYSGAGSVGGNINLVSKAAREGDFTVLQGGAGTDSYGRITVDSNTDFENGTAFRINAMVHQNDAPGRDYETFERWGIAPSLAFGLGSDTRFTVSYFHQSDDNIPQYGVPYFSSFGGPLPGVDPSNYYGYHNIDKQEIDVDTLTGVFEHDFSDQMTLRSLARYQQVDQLSVVDAPQGTWCLEGGVNAATGLACPRPLTPNTYQPSGPRGHSRDTSNSIAISQTDLTSHFATGSVKHSLVAGISFSHEGFDLDTVNLLRNPNGSPATLPIMSLTNPDSLWTGPINPVLVGRTEGTQDNQAVYVFDTLEFNEQWMLNVGARYEHNEGDSVTWNVKTFTAPTAANPNPDNTNIGAILGRNPVAANEDDLFSYRAGLVYKPRENGTVYVSYSNSKTPSKASVNGSCTATSTTGTANCNVDPETAVNYEIGTKWDIGSRLAVTASVFRNDREEFKVADPGNPLNPSGEQQLDGEARVDGVTLGVAGQITHDWSIFANVTYLDSEVLQGVSDNCIANPSVACGNTAANPDPLEGRPISGTPERSGSLWTTYDLNQWTFGYGVTYQSSYEYYTGTGANAGDIKGYTIHRAMVGYDINERLSLQLNANNLFDKEYYIRVRNNGWATPGDTRSVVLSAAYRF
- a CDS encoding PepSY-associated TM helix domain-containing protein; the encoded protein is MSASAAAPDIAARQQRRGFWLRTLHQWHWISSAICLVAMLLFSVTGVTLNHASAIEAKPQTLNRTVDMPASLLKALGTREDGSAPLPASVSDWLNDVLPVAIGAQPAEWSAQEVYLSLPRPGGDAWLSIDRATGAVEYERTSRGWIAYLNDLHKGRNTGAAWRWFIDIFAIACLVFCITGLFLLQMHARQRPTTWPYVVLGLVLPLLLALLFIH
- a CDS encoding FAD:protein FMN transferase, producing the protein MQAAGNNRGAVDILGGATMGTTWSVKLVTRPHTDLHALHSHIQARLDGVVAQMSNWTAHSDLSRFNAAAAGSWHALQDDFWTVLSCALDIARSSGGAYDPTLGALVDAWGFGPSGRHEGRHDAPVDVPVHVLASIGWQRIVLDHGTRRVLQPGGTQLDLCAIAKGYAADAVAAQLLSDGIDSMLVEVGGELYGRGHKPDGSPWRVIVEACAGDEDDANEARVLALDGRAVATSGDRWHRVERDGQRYSHTIDPRSGRPARGAPAAVTVAASNAMLADGWATALTVMGAEAGHAFACEQGLAARFVVSGACGQEERMTPAFAELLQA
- a CDS encoding DUF2271 domain-containing protein — encoded protein: MRVQLTIALSGLLALPAHSAEINLNLQIPQLNVAEYHRPYVAIWVEGPDQKAAANLAVWYSQKATNEGAGTKWLPDLRQWWRRSGRTLKVPVDGVTGPTRPVGTHALQFTDRHPGLASLPAGDYTLVVEAAREVGGRELLRIPFKWRRASDGKAQGSSELGLVTLASKP